In a genomic window of Terriglobia bacterium:
- a CDS encoding KpsF/GutQ family sugar-phosphate isomerase — protein MKVMSDAALATAIRVLELEAEAVRTLVPRLNSSFVRAVEIAAACTGKIAVTGMGKSGLICKKIAATLSSTGSPAIFLHAAEAMHGDLGLLGLNDVVLAVSKSGETGEILQILNVVKRLGLPLIAISGDPGSTLARLAEVNLDVSVAEEACPFGLAPTTSTAAALAMGDALAMALMESKGFRLEDFAHFHPAGSIGKKLLRVGELMHRGEAIPIVGEATPMSEVIYEMSCKKLGMTAVADADGKLAGVISDGDLRRLLQRAPDPLRLKAGECMTRSPKTISAEQAATAALAKMEELKITSLVVVDAGQYILGVIHIHDLWRTQMF, from the coding sequence ATGAAGGTCATGTCTGATGCTGCGCTGGCGACCGCCATCCGCGTACTCGAACTCGAAGCGGAAGCCGTGCGCACTCTGGTGCCTCGTCTGAACAGCTCGTTTGTGCGCGCTGTCGAGATCGCCGCTGCCTGCACCGGGAAAATTGCCGTAACCGGCATGGGCAAGTCCGGCCTCATCTGCAAGAAGATCGCAGCCACCTTGAGCAGCACGGGCTCGCCTGCGATCTTTCTGCATGCGGCCGAGGCCATGCACGGTGATCTGGGCCTGCTTGGCCTGAACGACGTTGTGCTGGCGGTATCCAAGAGCGGTGAAACAGGAGAAATCCTCCAGATTCTCAATGTCGTGAAGCGCCTCGGGCTGCCTCTGATCGCCATATCCGGCGATCCCGGGTCCACCTTGGCGCGCTTGGCGGAAGTGAACCTGGATGTGAGTGTTGCCGAAGAGGCCTGTCCTTTCGGCCTCGCGCCTACGACCAGTACCGCCGCAGCTCTGGCGATGGGAGATGCACTGGCCATGGCGCTGATGGAGAGCAAGGGATTCCGGCTGGAAGATTTTGCTCACTTTCATCCAGCGGGCAGCATCGGGAAGAAGCTGCTCCGGGTTGGCGAACTGATGCACCGCGGAGAGGCGATTCCGATCGTCGGCGAAGCGACGCCGATGAGTGAGGTCATTTACGAGATGTCGTGCAAAAAGCTCGGCATGACCGCCGTGGCGGATGCCGACGGCAAGCTGGCGGGTGTGATTTCGGACGGCGACCTGCGGCGGTTGCTGCAGCGAGCTCCCGATCCGCTTCGGCTCAAAGCGGGCGAGTGCATGACACGAAGTCCGAAGACGATCTCCGCCGAACAGGCAGCCACCGCAGCGCTGGCAAAAATGGAGGAGCTGAAAATCACCAGTCTGGTCGTGGTCGATGCCGGGCAGTACATTTTGGGCGTGATCCACATTCACGACCTCTGGCGCACCCAGATGTTTTGA
- a CDS encoding phage terminase large subunit family protein yields the protein MDSPTLSKANEIRGIVARAIRPEPLLTVSEWADRYRILSHTSAGEPGKWRTSRVPFMREVMDSMSPNGGSERTVFVKPSQIGGSEALLNLLGLVIHLAPGPALLVQPTVELAARFSKQRVTSLIQTTPELRDRICRTETRAADNTIQTKSFPGGYAAFCGANSAAGLRSMPARYIILDEVDAYPASAMGAAGAEGGSVAEGDPCDLAIARSETFANRKICMISTPTVKGVSRIEAAYKESDKRQYWVPCPHCQGFQTLKWSGVEWPQGKPAEAFYKCELCNGKIEDRHKPAMLERGEWRAESPGEGRAAGFHINALASPWTTWPKLAANFIRASKSPERLRVFINTVLAESWEEPHSEKLDVELLLSRREPFGATLPAGVALLTAGVDVQTDRLEVGVFGWGRDEECWQIQYNIIRGDPMRPEVWRDLDRILTSEFTHEFGAKLLISACCVDSGYATAAVYQFTRDRLRRRVYAIKGQAGRHPVWPRRAGRGKDKSPMFIVGVDPCKDWIASHLRILDPGPGFMHFPMTADRSFFEQLTSETVRVRYSKGFAVREWFKAPGVRNEVLDVACYNFAALQSLHMSGIKLNAHADRMDALRSKELTAASQDPDEKARLGLALNRERNESFLGERTRGWLGDPGRGGWLNR from the coding sequence ATGGACTCGCCGACGCTCTCGAAGGCAAATGAAATCCGGGGAATTGTGGCCCGCGCAATCCGGCCGGAACCGCTGTTGACGGTTTCTGAATGGGCGGATCGCTATCGAATCCTGAGCCACACTTCGGCCGGCGAGCCCGGCAAATGGCGGACTTCCAGAGTCCCGTTCATGCGCGAAGTAATGGACAGCATGAGCCCGAATGGTGGTAGCGAGCGAACCGTGTTCGTTAAGCCTTCACAGATCGGCGGATCTGAGGCGCTTCTAAACCTGCTGGGGCTCGTCATTCACCTTGCACCTGGCCCAGCGCTTCTGGTCCAGCCCACGGTCGAATTGGCCGCACGTTTTTCAAAGCAGCGCGTTACATCACTGATCCAAACTACGCCCGAGCTCCGAGACCGCATCTGCAGGACCGAGACGCGCGCCGCTGACAATACCATTCAGACAAAATCGTTTCCTGGCGGATATGCTGCGTTTTGCGGAGCAAACAGCGCGGCAGGGCTTCGCAGCATGCCGGCGCGTTACATCATCCTTGACGAAGTGGACGCCTACCCCGCGAGCGCGATGGGCGCGGCCGGCGCTGAAGGCGGATCGGTAGCTGAGGGCGACCCTTGTGATTTGGCAATCGCACGCAGCGAGACGTTTGCCAATCGCAAAATCTGCATGATCTCCACTCCAACGGTAAAGGGCGTGTCCCGGATCGAGGCCGCGTACAAGGAAAGCGACAAACGCCAATATTGGGTTCCATGTCCGCATTGCCAGGGATTTCAGACGCTGAAATGGAGCGGCGTTGAATGGCCGCAAGGGAAGCCGGCAGAGGCCTTTTACAAATGTGAGTTGTGCAACGGCAAAATCGAGGACCGACACAAGCCGGCTATGCTGGAGCGCGGGGAATGGCGGGCGGAATCACCGGGGGAAGGCCGGGCGGCTGGGTTTCACATTAACGCCCTGGCTTCCCCATGGACGACCTGGCCGAAGTTGGCCGCCAATTTCATCAGAGCGAGTAAGAGCCCGGAACGTCTCCGAGTTTTTATCAACACAGTCCTGGCGGAATCCTGGGAGGAACCACATTCGGAAAAGCTCGACGTCGAACTCCTCTTGTCGAGACGGGAGCCATTTGGCGCGACGCTGCCGGCAGGGGTGGCGCTTTTGACCGCGGGCGTGGACGTCCAAACGGATCGCCTCGAGGTTGGCGTTTTTGGCTGGGGGCGTGATGAAGAGTGCTGGCAGATCCAATACAACATCATCCGCGGCGATCCGATGCGGCCGGAGGTTTGGCGAGACCTTGACCGGATTCTGACCTCGGAATTTACGCACGAATTCGGCGCGAAACTCCTGATCTCTGCGTGCTGCGTTGACTCGGGATATGCAACCGCGGCCGTCTATCAGTTCACTCGGGATAGGCTTCGCCGGCGCGTCTATGCCATCAAGGGCCAAGCCGGGCGTCATCCCGTTTGGCCGCGGAGAGCGGGCCGCGGGAAGGATAAAAGCCCCATGTTCATTGTGGGCGTTGACCCCTGCAAAGATTGGATCGCAAGCCATTTGAGGATTCTCGATCCGGGTCCGGGCTTTATGCACTTTCCGATGACGGCAGATCGTAGCTTTTTCGAGCAGCTCACAAGCGAGACGGTGAGGGTCCGATACTCGAAAGGCTTTGCGGTCCGGGAGTGGTTCAAAGCGCCGGGAGTACGAAATGAAGTCCTGGACGTTGCGTGCTACAACTTCGCTGCGCTCCAAAGCCTCCACATGTCCGGGATAAAGCTGAACGCGCACGCGGACAGGATGGACGCCTTGAGATCCAAAGAGTTGACCGCCGCAAGTCAGGATCCAGATGAAAAAGCACGGCTCGGCCTGGCGTTAAATCGCGAGCGCAATGAGTCCTTTTTGGGCGAGAGAACACGGGGCTGGCTCGGCGATCCCGGGCGGGGCGGCTGGCTTAATCGCTGA
- a CDS encoding site-specific integrase yields the protein MKISLRERKTAAGTRTLYLDFYDRGRRQLEYLNLYLTGNPKQDKRTRELAGDILAKRRLEHVQGEHGFPSPTRQQDDFLAYCRTIAETKRAPNTQLVWQNAIQHLEAFADGSLSFDRLTEEYVRSFRDYLLSRLKQNSAGVYLARIQTALHQAVHDKILTRNPGDGIGIKKQENRREFLTLKELQLLERTECGNQAVKDAFLFSGFCGLRYSDVRALTWDKVHKAGPHYSIDFIMVKTGSPEQLPLSRQAGKILGAQKGQEYSPNITGEANPDAVFKLPAQQSIDKAIKRWVKRAGIAKRVSFHTARHSFATMGLTYGMDIYTMSKLLGHRDLSTTEIYAKIVDAKKRQAVDLIPNLSDGKRKSNVKKD from the coding sequence GTGAAGATCAGCCTTCGAGAACGCAAGACGGCGGCCGGCACCCGGACCTTATACCTGGACTTTTACGACCGCGGCCGCCGGCAACTGGAGTATCTCAATCTTTACCTCACCGGAAACCCAAAGCAGGACAAGCGGACCCGCGAGCTGGCCGGGGACATCCTCGCAAAGCGCCGGCTCGAGCATGTGCAAGGGGAGCACGGATTCCCCTCGCCAACGCGGCAACAGGATGATTTCCTGGCCTACTGCAGGACGATCGCAGAAACGAAGCGGGCCCCTAATACCCAGCTGGTATGGCAAAACGCTATCCAGCACCTGGAGGCCTTCGCGGACGGGTCTCTTTCTTTTGACCGGCTCACCGAGGAATACGTCCGCTCATTCCGCGACTACCTTCTTTCACGACTGAAACAGAACTCCGCGGGGGTGTACCTGGCCCGGATCCAGACGGCGCTGCATCAGGCCGTCCACGACAAGATCCTGACCCGCAACCCCGGCGATGGTATCGGGATCAAAAAGCAGGAAAACCGGCGCGAGTTTCTCACACTGAAGGAATTGCAACTGTTGGAGCGGACCGAGTGTGGCAACCAGGCCGTCAAGGACGCCTTCCTGTTTTCCGGTTTCTGCGGACTGCGCTATTCCGATGTGCGAGCCCTGACATGGGACAAGGTGCACAAGGCCGGGCCGCACTACTCGATTGACTTCATCATGGTCAAGACTGGCTCACCGGAACAGTTGCCACTATCCAGGCAGGCAGGGAAGATCCTCGGAGCGCAGAAAGGCCAGGAGTACTCGCCCAACATCACCGGCGAAGCAAACCCGGACGCGGTATTCAAACTGCCGGCGCAGCAAAGCATCGACAAGGCAATCAAGCGCTGGGTAAAGCGCGCGGGGATCGCAAAACGCGTTTCATTCCACACCGCGCGGCACTCGTTCGCAACCATGGGGCTCACCTATGGCATGGACATTTACACCATGTCGAAGCTGCTGGGCCATCGGGACCTAAGCACAACCGAGATTTACGCGAAGATCGTTGACGCGAAAAAGAGACAGGCAGTTGACCTTATACCGAACTTGAGCGACGGAAAGCGAAAATCCAATGTCAAAAAAGACTGA
- a CDS encoding ATP-grasp domain-containing protein: MVRSDCIILYNAATLRELPWSEEKVYPANLIREEVGAIEESLRELGYSPYVLAVDQFSKDLVLTFYRMAPRFVWNLCEEIQGDCNLEMCIAGMLELMNIPYTGSGPLALGLALNKFRVKQVLQSTGIPVPRGYLCALGQRLRPRAKRRFPVIVKPVHEDASLGINSKSVCHDLAQLQKQVAYIHDVYQQDALVDEYLEGREFNVAVLGDREPQALPISEIDFSRMPADEPRIVSYRAKWDEESIVCQCTVPVCPAEIPARLENRIKLIALRSSKCIGCRDYARIDMRTDADGNIYVLEVNPNPDLSPQAGFVRAARAAGMTYTDLVARITQSALERGTKVPTTAYACS, encoded by the coding sequence ATGGTGAGATCCGACTGCATCATCCTGTACAACGCAGCCACCCTAAGGGAATTGCCGTGGTCGGAGGAGAAGGTCTATCCGGCCAATCTCATTCGCGAGGAGGTGGGTGCGATCGAGGAAAGTCTGCGCGAGTTGGGATACAGCCCATATGTGCTCGCGGTCGATCAGTTTTCGAAGGACCTGGTTTTGACCTTCTACCGCATGGCGCCGAGGTTTGTCTGGAACCTCTGCGAGGAGATTCAGGGGGACTGCAACCTCGAAATGTGCATCGCCGGGATGCTCGAGCTCATGAACATTCCGTATACCGGATCGGGACCGCTGGCTCTGGGTCTGGCATTGAACAAGTTCCGGGTCAAGCAGGTTCTGCAGTCGACCGGAATCCCGGTGCCGCGCGGATATCTGTGTGCCCTGGGCCAGCGGCTCAGGCCGCGGGCGAAGCGCCGATTCCCGGTCATCGTCAAGCCGGTGCATGAGGACGCCAGCCTGGGCATCAACTCCAAGTCGGTATGCCACGATCTCGCCCAGTTGCAGAAGCAGGTCGCTTACATCCATGATGTTTATCAGCAGGATGCTCTGGTCGATGAGTATCTGGAGGGGAGGGAATTCAACGTCGCTGTTCTGGGCGACCGGGAGCCGCAGGCGCTGCCGATCTCGGAGATCGATTTCAGCCGGATGCCGGCGGATGAGCCGCGGATCGTGAGCTACCGTGCGAAGTGGGATGAGGAGAGCATTGTCTGTCAATGCACGGTGCCGGTATGTCCTGCGGAGATACCGGCGCGCCTGGAAAACCGGATCAAGCTCATCGCCCTGAGAAGCAGCAAGTGCATCGGGTGCCGGGATTATGCCCGTATCGACATGAGGACGGACGCCGACGGGAACATCTATGTGCTCGAAGTCAATCCGAATCCCGATCTCTCTCCGCAGGCAGGATTTGTGCGTGCGGCGCGGGCTGCGGGAATGACTTACACTGACCTGGTTGCTCGGATCACTCAATCGGCCTTGGAACGAGGCACAAAGGTTCCCACCACTGCCTATGCCTGCTCCTGA
- a CDS encoding KamA family radical SAM protein has translation MEQWMLDLRNSVTKGETISEDFDADVDGINEARAVYPMRIPRYYYNLIREKGDPIWMQSIASIQELQDVDAPEDPLHEDDDSPVTRLTHRYPDRVLLLITDRCPMYCRFCTRKRMVGRTSDITERTIAIGIEYIRAHPEIRDVLLSGGDPLMVNDEKLESIISRLRAIPHVEIIRIGTRFPCVLPSRITDDLCNMLKKYHPIYLNTHFNHPREVTPQAKAACERLANAGIPVGCQTVLLRGVNDDPETIKELMHKLLMMRVRPYYLYQSDLTRGTNHFRTRVEMGLQIMQALRGYTTGFAVPQFVIDAPGGGGKIPLMPEYVVDFGEREIVLRNFEGRLYRYPQPAEEYVRDVREIEVINF, from the coding sequence ATGGAACAGTGGATGCTTGATCTGCGCAACAGCGTCACCAAAGGAGAAACCATCAGCGAAGATTTCGACGCCGATGTTGATGGCATCAACGAGGCCCGCGCCGTCTATCCCATGAGGATTCCGCGCTATTACTACAATCTGATTCGGGAGAAGGGTGATCCCATCTGGATGCAGTCGATCGCATCCATTCAGGAGCTGCAGGACGTCGACGCCCCGGAAGATCCGCTGCATGAGGACGATGACAGCCCGGTTACCCGTCTCACCCATCGCTACCCCGATCGCGTGCTGCTTCTGATCACCGACCGATGCCCGATGTACTGTCGGTTCTGCACGCGCAAGAGAATGGTGGGCCGCACCAGCGACATTACGGAGCGGACCATTGCCATCGGCATCGAATATATCCGGGCGCACCCGGAGATCCGCGACGTTCTGCTTTCGGGCGGCGACCCGTTGATGGTCAACGACGAAAAGCTGGAGAGCATCATTTCCAGGCTGCGCGCCATCCCGCACGTGGAGATCATCCGCATCGGAACCCGGTTCCCGTGTGTTCTCCCCAGCCGGATCACCGACGACCTCTGCAACATGCTGAAGAAGTATCATCCCATATACCTCAACACCCATTTTAACCACCCGCGCGAGGTGACGCCCCAGGCCAAGGCAGCCTGCGAGCGCCTCGCGAATGCCGGAATTCCGGTCGGCTGCCAGACGGTGCTGTTGCGGGGAGTCAACGACGATCCTGAAACCATCAAGGAGCTCATGCACAAGCTTCTGATGATGCGCGTGCGCCCTTACTACCTCTACCAATCCGATCTCACGCGCGGCACCAACCATTTTCGCACGCGCGTGGAAATGGGCCTTCAGATCATGCAGGCGTTGCGGGGTTACACCACCGGCTTTGCCGTGCCTCAATTCGTGATCGATGCTCCGGGCGGCGGCGGCAAAATCCCGCTGATGCCGGAATATGTCGTCGATTTCGGCGAGCGCGAAATTGTGCTGAGAAATTTCGAAGGCAGGCTGTACCGGTACCCGCAGCCCGCGGAAGAGTATGTGCGGGATGTGCGCGAGATCGAGGTGATCAACTTCTAA
- the kdsA gene encoding 3-deoxy-8-phosphooctulonate synthase, translating into MNSVKVGSLKLGRGSQPFFIAGPCVIESEKHCLKMAERLAAIASRLGIDLIFKASFDKANRTSADSFRGPGLVEGLRILEKARAVSGLPVLSDVHESNQVSAAADVLDILQIPAFLCRQTDLILAAAKSGRAVNLKKGQFLSPQEMRKALEKARGTGNRNIMLTERGTFFGYNNLVVDFRSLVIMRSFGQPVVFDVTHSVQIPGGRGDSSGGQAEFIAYLARAGAAVGVDGFFTEVHDHPEEALSDGPNALTLRAFPRLVQELLEIRAAVRRKS; encoded by the coding sequence ATGAATTCCGTCAAGGTCGGCAGCCTGAAGCTCGGTCGCGGCTCGCAGCCGTTTTTTATCGCCGGGCCGTGCGTGATTGAAAGCGAAAAACACTGCCTCAAAATGGCGGAACGCCTGGCTGCAATCGCCTCCCGGTTAGGTATCGACCTGATCTTCAAGGCATCCTTCGATAAAGCCAACCGCACCTCGGCGGACTCGTTCCGGGGGCCGGGGCTGGTCGAAGGTCTGCGCATTCTGGAAAAGGCGCGCGCCGTCAGCGGCCTTCCGGTTCTCAGCGATGTGCACGAATCGAACCAGGTCAGCGCCGCTGCCGATGTCCTGGACATCCTGCAAATTCCCGCCTTCCTCTGCCGGCAGACCGATCTGATTCTAGCTGCGGCAAAGAGTGGCCGGGCGGTCAACCTCAAAAAAGGACAGTTCCTCTCGCCCCAGGAGATGCGCAAGGCCCTCGAAAAGGCGCGGGGAACAGGCAACCGCAACATTATGCTGACCGAACGGGGCACATTTTTCGGCTACAATAATCTGGTGGTCGATTTCCGTTCCCTCGTAATCATGCGCTCCTTCGGGCAACCGGTGGTTTTCGACGTGACGCACAGCGTGCAGATACCGGGAGGGAGAGGGGACAGTTCGGGCGGGCAGGCCGAGTTCATCGCCTACCTCGCGCGCGCCGGAGCCGCAGTCGGGGTGGATGGCTTCTTTACCGAGGTGCATGATCATCCCGAGGAGGCCTTGTCGGATGGGCCGAACGCGCTGACTCTTCGTGCGTTTCCGCGGCTCGTCCAGGAATTGCTCGAGATCCGCGCTGCGGTTCGGAGGAAATCATGA
- a CDS encoding GNAT family N-acetyltransferase, giving the protein MPAPDSHIHSIRNLIAGDRPAVARIIRDVGNFSPAEIDCALELVDTYLSDPDQKDYRIVVAECEGGDTCGYACWGPTPLTKGTFDLYWIATHPGTQGRGVGRALMHYVENRVGEERGRLLVLETSSKESYGKTVGFYRRLGYQEASRIPDFYDVGDDKLIFVKRFSR; this is encoded by the coding sequence ATGCCTGCTCCTGACTCTCATATACATTCGATTCGCAACCTGATCGCGGGCGACCGCCCAGCTGTCGCCCGGATCATAAGAGACGTCGGCAACTTCAGCCCGGCCGAGATCGACTGTGCGCTGGAGCTTGTGGATACCTACCTCAGCGACCCCGATCAGAAGGACTATCGAATTGTCGTCGCCGAATGCGAGGGCGGGGACACGTGCGGTTATGCCTGCTGGGGACCGACCCCGCTCACCAAGGGAACCTTTGATCTCTACTGGATTGCTACCCATCCCGGAACTCAGGGGCGGGGTGTCGGGCGAGCGCTAATGCATTACGTCGAAAACAGAGTAGGCGAGGAACGTGGAAGGCTTCTCGTGCTTGAGACTTCTTCCAAGGAATCCTACGGCAAGACCGTCGGATTCTATCGCCGCCTGGGTTACCAAGAGGCGTCGCGGATACCGGATTTCTACGACGTCGGTGACGACAAGCTGATTTTTGTCAAGAGATTTTCCCGGTAA
- a CDS encoding helix-turn-helix domain-containing protein → MTEKQITRIEAKLDRIISLALRTGAENAGPFDLESAAKYLEISKSHLYQLTSKNLIAHFKPAGKKIYFDKADLDEYLRRNRIRPQWEAESAAARA, encoded by the coding sequence ATGACGGAAAAGCAAATAACCCGGATCGAAGCAAAGCTGGATCGCATCATCAGCTTGGCACTGCGGACTGGTGCGGAGAACGCGGGCCCGTTCGATCTGGAGTCCGCGGCAAAGTACCTGGAAATCAGCAAAAGCCATCTGTACCAGCTGACGTCAAAGAACCTCATCGCACACTTCAAACCCGCTGGCAAAAAAATCTATTTCGACAAGGCAGACCTGGACGAGTACCTGAGGCGAAACCGGATCCGGCCGCAGTGGGAAGCTGAATCGGCCGCGGCGCGAGCGTAG
- a CDS encoding CTP synthase — translation MKFIFVTGGVLSSLGKGLASASIGALLEARGYRINFLKLDPYINVDPGTMSPFQHGEVYVTDDGAETDLDLGHYERFTNVRLTRDNNSTTGKIYLNVIEKERKGEFLGKTVQVIPHITNEIKNTIRRVGQDVDVAIVEIGGTVGDIESLPFLESIRQLRNEVGRENSIFIHLTLVPFIATSGELKTKPTQHSVKELREIGIQPDILLCRTDRLLPREIKAKIALFCNVSEKDVITALDVKNIYEVPLVLHSEGLDGAIVRYLSLPVHEPDLSPWKELLHRDHHPEDTVRIGIVGKYVEYEDSYKSLNEALYHGGLANRVQVRLKWIESEGLLDETLDAQLAGYDAILVPGGFGKRGIDGMLRAIRYARTHEMPFFGICLGMECGVIEFARNVCSLQADSSEFDPAAPHRVFYMLRELLGSDIMGGNMRLGAFPCILDDDSLAYGIYGKKEISERHRHRYEFNREYEEILSSYGMKFSGNSPDRNFVEIMELPGHPWFLGCQFHPEFKSKPLQPHPLFASFIAAALRFKQEREAARPLERDIEVRETRI, via the coding sequence ATGAAATTCATTTTCGTGACCGGAGGGGTGCTTTCTTCGCTGGGCAAAGGATTGGCGAGTGCTTCCATCGGCGCCTTGCTCGAGGCTCGCGGATACAGGATCAACTTCCTCAAGCTCGATCCTTACATCAATGTCGATCCGGGCACGATGAGTCCGTTCCAGCACGGCGAGGTCTATGTCACCGACGACGGGGCCGAGACCGATCTCGACCTGGGACATTATGAGCGCTTCACCAATGTGCGCCTGACGCGGGATAACAACTCGACTACCGGCAAGATCTACCTCAACGTCATCGAGAAGGAACGCAAGGGGGAATTTCTCGGCAAAACCGTCCAGGTGATTCCTCACATCACCAACGAGATCAAAAATACCATCCGGCGTGTGGGGCAGGATGTGGATGTGGCGATCGTTGAGATCGGCGGTACCGTGGGCGACATCGAGAGCCTCCCGTTCCTCGAATCGATCCGTCAGCTGAGAAACGAGGTCGGGCGCGAGAATTCGATCTTCATTCACCTGACGCTCGTGCCTTTTATCGCGACCTCGGGCGAGCTCAAAACCAAGCCCACCCAGCACAGCGTCAAGGAGCTGAGAGAAATCGGTATCCAGCCCGACATCCTCCTCTGCCGCACGGATCGCCTGCTGCCGCGTGAAATCAAGGCAAAGATCGCTCTGTTCTGCAACGTTTCCGAGAAGGATGTCATCACCGCGCTCGATGTCAAGAATATCTACGAAGTTCCGCTCGTGCTGCACAGTGAAGGGCTCGATGGCGCGATCGTACGCTATCTGAGCTTGCCGGTGCATGAGCCGGATCTCAGTCCCTGGAAGGAACTGTTGCACCGCGATCATCACCCCGAGGACACCGTTCGGATCGGAATCGTCGGCAAGTACGTGGAGTATGAGGACTCCTACAAGAGTCTGAACGAGGCGCTCTATCACGGCGGGCTCGCAAACCGGGTGCAGGTGCGCCTCAAATGGATCGAGTCCGAAGGGCTTCTGGACGAAACCCTGGATGCGCAGCTGGCGGGCTACGACGCGATTCTGGTTCCGGGCGGCTTCGGCAAGCGCGGCATCGACGGCATGCTGCGCGCGATCCGGTACGCCCGCACCCACGAGATGCCCTTCTTCGGCATTTGCCTCGGTATGGAGTGTGGCGTGATCGAGTTCGCGCGCAATGTCTGCAGTCTTCAGGCGGACAGCTCGGAGTTCGATCCCGCCGCACCGCATCGCGTCTTTTACATGCTGCGTGAGCTGCTGGGATCGGACATCATGGGCGGAAACATGCGGCTGGGTGCCTTCCCATGCATCCTGGACGACGACTCACTTGCGTACGGCATCTATGGAAAGAAGGAGATCTCCGAACGGCACCGCCATCGTTATGAATTCAACCGCGAGTATGAGGAGATTCTGTCGAGTTACGGCATGAAGTTTTCGGGCAACTCACCCGACCGCAATTTCGTCGAGATCATGGAACTGCCTGGACATCCGTGGTTCCTCGGCTGTCAGTTCCATCCAGAGTTCAAGTCCAAGCCCTTGCAGCCTCACCCGTTGTTTGCCAGCTTCATCGCTGCCGCACTGCGATTCAAACAGGAGCGCGAAGCAGCCCGGCCGCTGGAGCGCGACATCGAAGTCAGAGAGACCCGGATCTAG
- a CDS encoding DUF3987 domain-containing protein yields MTMPQCDPLKSLEPEVGDELAAIAGPPPLHAVAPSVAQWPEPPAPEAYHGLAGEIVRALGPATEADPVALLSQVLVAAGSMIGRGPCYLVEGDRHAANLYVVLVGATAKGRKGTSWGRVRSLCAQVDAAYDREHIHHGLSSGEGLVWLVRDAIEEQEPIRDHGRVTDYQTVTRDPGVTDKRLLVVEPEYASVLRVIAREGNTLSARIREAWDDGQLRLATKNNPLRATDAHISIIGHITRDEVRRYLDRTELGNGFANRHLWLCVRRARILPDGGTPDGDLAALQLRLMQAVEHSRAVGPMHRSDDGRAVWHEIYADLSEGHPGLLGAATSRAEAQVLRLSMLYALLDLSQAIRGEHVRAAAALWEYAEASARYVFGAELGDPVADEILRALRSVAEGMSRTQISGLFARNKSAGEIDRALTMLADTGSAVSRTEQTAGRPVVRWLAVGARGHSATRD; encoded by the coding sequence ATGACGATGCCTCAGTGTGATCCCCTCAAGAGCCTGGAGCCGGAGGTAGGCGACGAGCTTGCCGCGATCGCTGGGCCCCCACCACTGCACGCTGTGGCGCCATCCGTAGCCCAATGGCCGGAACCGCCGGCGCCTGAAGCATACCACGGCCTCGCTGGCGAGATAGTTCGCGCCCTCGGGCCAGCCACGGAGGCCGATCCTGTGGCGCTGCTGTCGCAAGTGCTCGTCGCGGCCGGATCCATGATCGGCCGCGGCCCTTGCTACCTCGTAGAGGGCGACCGTCACGCGGCAAATTTGTATGTGGTTCTGGTGGGCGCCACCGCGAAGGGCAGAAAGGGAACCTCCTGGGGGCGGGTGCGCTCGCTCTGCGCTCAGGTCGACGCAGCGTATGATCGAGAGCACATCCACCATGGGCTATCTTCTGGCGAGGGGCTCGTATGGCTCGTGCGAGACGCGATCGAGGAGCAGGAGCCGATCCGCGACCATGGCCGCGTCACGGACTACCAAACCGTTACCCGGGATCCCGGGGTCACGGACAAGCGCTTGCTCGTCGTTGAACCTGAGTATGCCAGCGTGCTGCGAGTCATAGCCCGCGAGGGCAACACCCTGTCCGCGCGGATCCGCGAGGCCTGGGACGATGGACAACTGCGGCTCGCCACGAAAAACAATCCCCTCCGGGCCACAGATGCGCACATTTCAATCATCGGGCACATCACGCGCGACGAGGTGCGCCGCTATCTCGATCGGACGGAACTTGGCAATGGCTTCGCAAATCGGCATTTGTGGCTGTGCGTGCGCCGCGCGCGCATCCTACCCGATGGTGGCACACCCGATGGGGACCTGGCTGCGCTGCAGTTGCGGCTGATGCAGGCCGTGGAACATTCCCGCGCGGTCGGCCCGATGCATCGCTCTGACGACGGCCGCGCCGTCTGGCATGAAATCTACGCGGATCTTTCCGAAGGGCACCCTGGGCTCTTGGGTGCCGCGACATCGCGGGCCGAGGCACAGGTGCTCAGGCTGTCGATGTTGTATGCCTTGTTGGATCTCTCGCAGGCTATCCGTGGTGAGCACGTCCGAGCCGCGGCGGCCCTGTGGGAATATGCCGAGGCCTCCGCGCGATATGTCTTCGGCGCAGAGTTGGGCGATCCTGTGGCGGATGAGATTCTCCGCGCCCTGCGCTCTGTCGCGGAGGGGATGAGTCGTACGCAGATCTCCGGGTTATTTGCTCGGAACAAGTCCGCCGGCGAAATCGACCGGGCGCTTACGATGCTGGCTGACACGGGCAGCGCGGTGTCGAGGACGGAACAGACTGCCGGTCGGCCCGTGGTCCGCTGGTTGGCCGTAGGGGCGAGGGGGCATAGTGCTACGCGCGATTAG